In Monodelphis domestica isolate mMonDom1 chromosome 4, mMonDom1.pri, whole genome shotgun sequence, one DNA window encodes the following:
- the SF3B1 gene encoding splicing factor 3B subunit 1 isoform X4 — protein sequence MAKIAKTHEDIEAQIREIQGKKAALDEAQGVGLDSTGYYDQEIYGGNDSRFAGYVTSIAATELEDDDDDYSSSTSLLGQKKSGYQPTVALLNDIPQSTEQYDPFAEHRPPKIADREDEYKKHRRTMIISPERLDPFADGRRTRK from the exons ATATTGAAGCACAGATTCGAGAAATCCAAGGGAAGAAGGCAGCTCTTGATGAAGCTCAAGGAGTGGGCCTTGATTCTACAGGTTATTATGACCAAGAAATTTATGGTGGTAATGACAGCAGATTTGCTGGCTATGTGACATCTATCGCAGCAACTGAATTAGAAGAT gATGATGATGACTATTCCTCATCCACAAGCCTGCTTGGCCAGAAGAAATCAGGATATCAACCCACAGTGGCATTGCTTAATGACATACCACAGTCAACAGAACAG TATGACCCATTTGCTGAACATCGCCCTCCAAAGATTGCAGACCGCGAAGATGAATATAAAAAGCACAGGCGAACTATGATAATTTCTCCAGAGCGTCTTGATCCTTTTGCAGATG GTAGGAGGACAAGAAAATAA
- the SF3B1 gene encoding splicing factor 3B subunit 1 isoform X1 produces MAKIAKTHEDIEAQIREIQGKKAALDEAQGVGLDSTGYYDQEIYGGNDSRFAGYVTSIAATELEDDDDDYSSSTSLLGQKKSGYQPTVALLNDIPQSTEQYDPFAEHRPPKIADREDEYKKHRRTMIISPERLDPFADGGKTPDPKMNARTYMDVMREQHLTKEEREIRQQLAEKAKAGELKVVNGASSQPPSKRKRRWDQTADQTPGATPKKLSNWDQAETPGHTPSLRWDETPGRAKGSETPGATPGSKIWDPTPSHTPAGAATPGRGDTPGHATPGHGGATSSARKNRWDETPKTERDTPGHGSGWAETPRTDRGGDSIGETPTPGASKRKSRWDETPASQMGGSTPVLTPGKTPIGTPAMNMATPTPGHIMSMTPEQLQAWRWEREIDERNRPLSDEELDAMFPEGYKVLPPPAGYVPIRTPARKLTATPTPLGGMTGFHMQTEDRTMKSVNDQPSGNLPFLKPDDIQYFDKLLVDVDESTLSPEEQKERKIMKLLLKIKNGTPPMRKAALRQITDKAREFGAGPLFNQILPLLMSPTLEDQERHLLVKVIDRILYKLDDLVRPYVHKILVVIEPLLIDEDYYARVEGREIISNLAKAAGLATMISTMRPDIDNMDEYVRNTTARAFAVVASALGIPSLLPFLKAVCKSKKSWQARHTGIKIVQQIAILMGCAILPHLRSLVEIIEHGLVDEQQKVRTISALAIAALAEAATPYGIESFDSVLKPLWKGIRQHRGKGLAAFLKAIGYLIPLMDAEYANYYTREVMLILIREFQSPDEEMKKIVLKVVKQCCGTDGVEANYIKTEILPPFFKHFWQHRMALDRRNYRQLVDTTVELANKVGAAEIISRIVDDLKDEAEQYRKMVMETIEKIMGNLGAADIDHKLEEQLIDGILYAFQEQTTEDSVMLNGFGTVVNALGKRVKPYLPQICGTVLWRLNNKSAKVRQQAADLISRTAVVMKTCQEEKLMGHLGVVLYEYLGEEYPEVLGSILGALKAIVNVIGMHKMTPPIKDLLPRLTPILKNRHEKVQENCIDLVGRIADRGAEYVSAREWMRICFELLELLKAHKKAIRRATVNTFGYIAKAIGPHDVLATLLNNLKVQERQNRVCTTVAIAIVAETCSPFTVLPALMNEYRVPELNVQNGVLKSLSFLFEYIGEMGKDYIYAVTPLLEDALMDRDLVHRQTASAVVQHMSLGVYGFGCEDSLNHLLNYVWPNVFETSPHVIQAVMGALEGLRVAIGPCRMLQYCLQGLFHPARKVRDVYWKIYNSIYIGSQDALIAHYPRIYNDEKNTYIRYELDYIL; encoded by the exons ATATTGAAGCACAGATTCGAGAAATCCAAGGGAAGAAGGCAGCTCTTGATGAAGCTCAAGGAGTGGGCCTTGATTCTACAGGTTATTATGACCAAGAAATTTATGGTGGTAATGACAGCAGATTTGCTGGCTATGTGACATCTATCGCAGCAACTGAATTAGAAGAT gATGATGATGACTATTCCTCATCCACAAGCCTGCTTGGCCAGAAGAAATCAGGATATCAACCCACAGTGGCATTGCTTAATGACATACCACAGTCAACAGAACAG TATGACCCATTTGCTGAACATCGCCCTCCAAAGATTGCAGACCGCGAAGATGAATATAAAAAGCACAGGCGAACTATGATAATTTCTCCAGAGCGTCTTGATCCTTTTGCAGATG GAGGCAAGACACCTGATCCTAAAATGAATGCTAGGACATACATGGATGTTATGCGAGAACAGCATTTGACTAAAGAAGAG agggAAATTAGGCAACAGCTAGCGGAAAAAGCTAAAGCTGGAGAACTTAAAGTTGTCAATGGTGCATCATCCCAGCCTCCATCAAAACGCAAAAGGCGTTGGGATCAGACAGCTGATCAGACTCCTGGTGCAACTCCAAAAAAGCTCTCAAACTGGGATCAAGCAGAG aCTCCTGGGCATACACCTTCTTTGAGGTGGGATGAGACACCTGGTCGTGCAAAGGGTAGTGAGACACCTGGAGCAACACCTGGCTCAAAAATATGGGATCCTACTCCTAGCCATACTCCAGCAGGAGCTGCCACTCCTGGACGTGGTGATACACCTGGTCATGCAACACCAGGCCATGGAGGTGCAACTTCAAGTGCACGTAAAAACAGATGGGATGAGACTCCTAAAACTGAGAGAG ataCTCCTGGTCATGGAAGTGGTTGGGCTGAGACTCCTCGTACAGATCGTGGTGGAGATTCAATTGGTGAAACACCAACTCCTGGAGCAAGCAAAAGAAAGTCACGTTGGGATGAAACACCAGCTAGTCAGATGGGTGGGAGCACTCCTGTTCTGACTCCTGGTAAAACACCAATTGGCACACCTGCTATGAACATGGCAACACCCACTCCAG GTCACATAATGAGCATGACTCCTGAACAACttcaggcatggagatgggagagagaaattGATGAAAGAAATCGTCCTCTTTCTGATGAAGAGCTGGATGCTATGTTCCCAGAAGGATATAAG GTACTGCCTCCTCCAGCTGGCTATGTTCCTATTCGTACTCCAGCTCGAAAGCTTACAGCAACTCCTACACCTTTAGGTGGCATGACTGGATTCCACATGCAAACTGAAGATAGGACTATGAAAAGTGTTAATGACCAACCAtctggaaatcttccatttttaaaacctGATGATATTCAATACTTTGATAAACTGTTG GTGGATGTAGATGAATCAACACTTAGTccagaagaacaaaaagagagaaaaataatgaaattgcttttaaaaatcaagaatggTACACCTCCAATGAGAAAG GCTGCATTGCGTCAAATCACTGACAAAGCACGTGAATTTGGAGCTGGGCCTTTGTTTAATCAGATTCTTCCATTGCTGATGTCTCCAACACTTGAAGATCAAGAGCGTCATTTGCTTGTAAAAGTTATTGATAGAATTTTGTACAAGCTGGATGATTTGGTTCGACCATATGTGcataag atCCTTGTGGTTATTGAACCACTATTGATTGATGAAGATTACTATGCCAGAGTGGAAGGCAgggaaataatttcaaatttggcCAAG GCTGCTGGCCTAGCGACCATGATTTCCACTATGAGACCTGATATTgataatatggatgaatatgtcCGTAACACAACAGCTCGAGCTTTTGCTGTTGTTGCCTCTGCCTTGGGCATTCCTTCTCTGTTGCCCTTCTTGAAAGCTGTGTGTAAGAGCAAGAAATCCTGGCAGGCGAGGCATACTGGTATTAAGATTGTGCAGCAAATTGCTATTCTTATGGGTTGTGCTATCCTCCCTCACCTCAGAAGTTTAGTTGAAATCATTGAGCATG GTCTTGTGGATGAACAACAGAAAGTCCGGACCATTAGTGCTTTGGCTATTGCTGCTCTGGCTGAAGCAGCTACTCCTTATGGCATTGAATCTTTTGATTCTGTGTTAAAGCCTCTGTGGAAAGGTATCCGCCAGCACAGAGGAAAG GGCTTGGCTGCTTTCTTGAAAGCTATTGGATACCTTATTCCTCTTATGGATGCAGAATATGCAAACTACTATACTAGAGAAGTCATGTTAATCCTTATCAGAGAATTCCAGTCTcctgatgaagaaatgaaaaaaattgtgttGAAG GTGGTAAAGCAGTGCTGTGGGACAGATGGTGTAGAAGCAAATTACATCAAAACGGAGattcttcctccatttttcaaacatttttggCAACACAGAATGGCTTTGGACCGAAGAAATTACAGACAG ttagtAGATACCACAGTGGAATTGGCAAACAAAGTAGGTGCAGCAGAAATTATTTCCCGGATTGTGGATGATCTGAAAGATGAGGCTGAACAGTACAGGAAGATGGTTATGGAAACTATTGAGAAAATAATGGGCAACTTGGGTGCAGCAGATATAGATCACAAACTTGAAGAGCAACTTATTGATGGCATCCTTTATGCCTTTCAGGAACAAACCACAGAG gactCAGTGATGTTGAATGGTTTTGGCACAGTGGTCAATGCCCTTGGCAAAAGAGTCAAACCATACTTGCCCCAGATTTGTGGTACAGTTTTGTGGCGTTTGAACAACAAATCAGCCAAAGTTAGACAACAGGCTGCTGACCTCATCTCTCGTACTGCTGTTGTTATGAAAACTTGTCaggag gaaaaatTGATGGGACATTTGGGTGTTGTCTTGTATGAATACTTGGGTGAAGAGTACCCTGAAGTGTTGGGAAGCATCCTGGGAGCACTGAAGGCCATTGTGAATGTAATAG GTATGCACAAGATGACTCCACCAATTAAGGACTTACTGCCAAGGCTTACACCTATCTTAAAGAACAGACATGAGAAAGTACAAGAAAACTGTATTGATCTTGTTGGACGTATTGCTGACAG GGGAGCAGAATATGTCTCTGCAAGAGAATGGATGAGAATTTGCTTTGAACTTCTAGAATTGTTAAAAGCTCATAAAAAAGCTATCCGGAGAGCCACAGTCAACACATTTGGTTATATTGCAAAAGCCATTGG ACCACATGATGTGTTGGCCACACTGCTAAACAACCTCAAAGTTCAAGAAAGACAGAACCGAGTATGTACTACAGTTGCCATAGCTATTGTAGCAGAGACATGTTCACCCTTCACAGTCCTGCCTGCACTAATGAATGAATATCGAGTTCCTGAACTGAATGTTCAAAATGGTGTTTTAAAATCACTTTCTTTCTTGTTTGAATACAttggagaaatgggaaaagactaTATTTATGCTGTCACACCATTACTTGAAGATGCTTTGATGGACAg AGATCTTGTACATAGACAGACTGCTAGTGCAGTGGTGCAGCACATGTCTCTTGGGGTTTATGGATTTGGTTGTGAAGATTCTCTTAATCATTTGTTGAATTATGTATGGCCTAATGTATTTGAGACATCTCCCCATGTTATTCAAGCAGTTATGGGAGCCCTGGAAGGCCTAAGAGTTGCTATTGGACCATGTAGAATGTTGCAATACTGTTTGCAG ggtttGTTTCACCCAGCCAGAAAAGTCAGAGATGTATACTGGAAGATTTACAATTCTATCTACATTGGTTCACAGGATGCACTCATAGCACATTATCCCAGGATCTACAATGATGAAAAAAACACCTATATTCGTTATGAACTTGACTAtatcttataa
- the SF3B1 gene encoding splicing factor 3B subunit 1 isoform X2: MAKIAKTHEDIEAQIREIQGKKAALDEAQGVGLDSTGYYDQEIYGGNDSRFAGYVTSIAATELEDDDDDYSSSTSLLGQKKSGYQPTVALLNDIPQSTEQYDPFAEHRPPKIADREDEYKKHRRTMIISPERLDPFADGGKTPDPKMNARTYMDVMREQHLTKEEREIRQQLAEKAKAGELKVVNGASSQPPSKRKRRWDQTADQTPGATPKKLSNWDQAETPGHTPSLRWDETPGRAKGSETPGATPGSKIWDPTPSHTPAGAATPGRGDTPGHATPGHGGATSSARKNRWDETPKTERDTPGHGSGWAETPRTDRGGDSIGETPTPGASKRKSRWDETPASQMGGSTPVLTPGKTPIGTPAMNMATPTPGHIMSMTPEQLQAWRWEREIDERNRPLSDEELDAMFPEGYKVLPPPAGYVPIRTPARKLTATPTPLGGMTGFHMQTEDRTMKSVNDQPSGNLPFLKPDDIQYFDKLLVDVDESTLSPEEQKERKIMKLLLKIKNGTPPMRKAALRQITDKAREFGAGPLFNQILPLLMSPTLEDQERHLLVKVIDRILYKLDDLVRPYVHKILVVIEPLLIDEDYYARVEGREIISNLAKAAGLATMISTMRPDIDNMDEYVRNTTARAFAVVASALGIPSLLPFLKAVCKSKKSWQARHTGIKIVQQIAILMGCAILPHLRSLVEIIEHGLVDEQQKVRTISALAIAALAEAATPYGIESFDSVLKPLWKGIRQHRGKGLAAFLKAIGYLIPLMDAEYANYYTREVMLILIREFQSPDEEMKKIVLKVVKQCCGTDGVEANYIKTEILPPFFKHFWQHRMALDRRNYRQLVDTTVELANKVGAAEIISRIVDDLKDEAEQYRKMVMETIEKIMGNLGAADIDHKLEEQLIDGILYAFQEQTTEDSVMLNGFGTVVNALGKRVKPYLPQICGTVLWRLNNKSAKVRQQAADLISRTAVVMKTCQEEKLMGHLGVVLYEYLGEEYPEVLGSILGALKAIVNVIGLNTTQVSPALQGDWRSVCFAVKGYAQDDSTN, from the exons ATATTGAAGCACAGATTCGAGAAATCCAAGGGAAGAAGGCAGCTCTTGATGAAGCTCAAGGAGTGGGCCTTGATTCTACAGGTTATTATGACCAAGAAATTTATGGTGGTAATGACAGCAGATTTGCTGGCTATGTGACATCTATCGCAGCAACTGAATTAGAAGAT gATGATGATGACTATTCCTCATCCACAAGCCTGCTTGGCCAGAAGAAATCAGGATATCAACCCACAGTGGCATTGCTTAATGACATACCACAGTCAACAGAACAG TATGACCCATTTGCTGAACATCGCCCTCCAAAGATTGCAGACCGCGAAGATGAATATAAAAAGCACAGGCGAACTATGATAATTTCTCCAGAGCGTCTTGATCCTTTTGCAGATG GAGGCAAGACACCTGATCCTAAAATGAATGCTAGGACATACATGGATGTTATGCGAGAACAGCATTTGACTAAAGAAGAG agggAAATTAGGCAACAGCTAGCGGAAAAAGCTAAAGCTGGAGAACTTAAAGTTGTCAATGGTGCATCATCCCAGCCTCCATCAAAACGCAAAAGGCGTTGGGATCAGACAGCTGATCAGACTCCTGGTGCAACTCCAAAAAAGCTCTCAAACTGGGATCAAGCAGAG aCTCCTGGGCATACACCTTCTTTGAGGTGGGATGAGACACCTGGTCGTGCAAAGGGTAGTGAGACACCTGGAGCAACACCTGGCTCAAAAATATGGGATCCTACTCCTAGCCATACTCCAGCAGGAGCTGCCACTCCTGGACGTGGTGATACACCTGGTCATGCAACACCAGGCCATGGAGGTGCAACTTCAAGTGCACGTAAAAACAGATGGGATGAGACTCCTAAAACTGAGAGAG ataCTCCTGGTCATGGAAGTGGTTGGGCTGAGACTCCTCGTACAGATCGTGGTGGAGATTCAATTGGTGAAACACCAACTCCTGGAGCAAGCAAAAGAAAGTCACGTTGGGATGAAACACCAGCTAGTCAGATGGGTGGGAGCACTCCTGTTCTGACTCCTGGTAAAACACCAATTGGCACACCTGCTATGAACATGGCAACACCCACTCCAG GTCACATAATGAGCATGACTCCTGAACAACttcaggcatggagatgggagagagaaattGATGAAAGAAATCGTCCTCTTTCTGATGAAGAGCTGGATGCTATGTTCCCAGAAGGATATAAG GTACTGCCTCCTCCAGCTGGCTATGTTCCTATTCGTACTCCAGCTCGAAAGCTTACAGCAACTCCTACACCTTTAGGTGGCATGACTGGATTCCACATGCAAACTGAAGATAGGACTATGAAAAGTGTTAATGACCAACCAtctggaaatcttccatttttaaaacctGATGATATTCAATACTTTGATAAACTGTTG GTGGATGTAGATGAATCAACACTTAGTccagaagaacaaaaagagagaaaaataatgaaattgcttttaaaaatcaagaatggTACACCTCCAATGAGAAAG GCTGCATTGCGTCAAATCACTGACAAAGCACGTGAATTTGGAGCTGGGCCTTTGTTTAATCAGATTCTTCCATTGCTGATGTCTCCAACACTTGAAGATCAAGAGCGTCATTTGCTTGTAAAAGTTATTGATAGAATTTTGTACAAGCTGGATGATTTGGTTCGACCATATGTGcataag atCCTTGTGGTTATTGAACCACTATTGATTGATGAAGATTACTATGCCAGAGTGGAAGGCAgggaaataatttcaaatttggcCAAG GCTGCTGGCCTAGCGACCATGATTTCCACTATGAGACCTGATATTgataatatggatgaatatgtcCGTAACACAACAGCTCGAGCTTTTGCTGTTGTTGCCTCTGCCTTGGGCATTCCTTCTCTGTTGCCCTTCTTGAAAGCTGTGTGTAAGAGCAAGAAATCCTGGCAGGCGAGGCATACTGGTATTAAGATTGTGCAGCAAATTGCTATTCTTATGGGTTGTGCTATCCTCCCTCACCTCAGAAGTTTAGTTGAAATCATTGAGCATG GTCTTGTGGATGAACAACAGAAAGTCCGGACCATTAGTGCTTTGGCTATTGCTGCTCTGGCTGAAGCAGCTACTCCTTATGGCATTGAATCTTTTGATTCTGTGTTAAAGCCTCTGTGGAAAGGTATCCGCCAGCACAGAGGAAAG GGCTTGGCTGCTTTCTTGAAAGCTATTGGATACCTTATTCCTCTTATGGATGCAGAATATGCAAACTACTATACTAGAGAAGTCATGTTAATCCTTATCAGAGAATTCCAGTCTcctgatgaagaaatgaaaaaaattgtgttGAAG GTGGTAAAGCAGTGCTGTGGGACAGATGGTGTAGAAGCAAATTACATCAAAACGGAGattcttcctccatttttcaaacatttttggCAACACAGAATGGCTTTGGACCGAAGAAATTACAGACAG ttagtAGATACCACAGTGGAATTGGCAAACAAAGTAGGTGCAGCAGAAATTATTTCCCGGATTGTGGATGATCTGAAAGATGAGGCTGAACAGTACAGGAAGATGGTTATGGAAACTATTGAGAAAATAATGGGCAACTTGGGTGCAGCAGATATAGATCACAAACTTGAAGAGCAACTTATTGATGGCATCCTTTATGCCTTTCAGGAACAAACCACAGAG gactCAGTGATGTTGAATGGTTTTGGCACAGTGGTCAATGCCCTTGGCAAAAGAGTCAAACCATACTTGCCCCAGATTTGTGGTACAGTTTTGTGGCGTTTGAACAACAAATCAGCCAAAGTTAGACAACAGGCTGCTGACCTCATCTCTCGTACTGCTGTTGTTATGAAAACTTGTCaggag gaaaaatTGATGGGACATTTGGGTGTTGTCTTGTATGAATACTTGGGTGAAGAGTACCCTGAAGTGTTGGGAAGCATCCTGGGAGCACTGAAGGCCATTGTGAATGTAATAG GTTTAAATACCACCCAAGTATCCCCTGCATTGCAGGGAGACTGGAGATCTGTTTGTTTTGCAGTTAAAGG GTATGCACAAGATGACTCCACCAATTAA
- the SF3B1 gene encoding splicing factor 3B subunit 1 isoform X3, with the protein MAKIAKTHEDIEAQIREIQGKKAALDEAQGVGLDSTGYYDQEIYGGNDSRFAGYVTSIAATELEDDDDDYSSSTSLLGQKKSGYQPTVALLNDIPQSTEQYDPFAEHRPPKIADREDEYKKHRRTMIISPERLDPFADGCYSAA; encoded by the exons ATATTGAAGCACAGATTCGAGAAATCCAAGGGAAGAAGGCAGCTCTTGATGAAGCTCAAGGAGTGGGCCTTGATTCTACAGGTTATTATGACCAAGAAATTTATGGTGGTAATGACAGCAGATTTGCTGGCTATGTGACATCTATCGCAGCAACTGAATTAGAAGAT gATGATGATGACTATTCCTCATCCACAAGCCTGCTTGGCCAGAAGAAATCAGGATATCAACCCACAGTGGCATTGCTTAATGACATACCACAGTCAACAGAACAG TATGACCCATTTGCTGAACATCGCCCTCCAAAGATTGCAGACCGCGAAGATGAATATAAAAAGCACAGGCGAACTATGATAATTTCTCCAGAGCGTCTTGATCCTTTTGCAGATG GCTGCTATTCTGCTGCTTGA